A single genomic interval of Nitrospirota bacterium harbors:
- the asnB gene encoding asparagine synthase (glutamine-hydrolyzing), with product MCGIAGLVSTAPVDPEAVKAMQGTLRHRGPDDEGFYISADKRAALAHRRLSIIDLSAAGRQPMEAPEGRQQGTYNGEVYNFQALRRNLEASGVEFRSKTDTETVLAGLSRRGVRSLDELRGMFALGVWSERNHELFLARDRLGKKPLYTASNGKSLAFASELKALVRGGVVERCLDPEALLSFLRFGSVYEGRTIWKGARLLQASSWMRWRGGKTESGSYWPNSLRAIDPMSYREALDRLRSLLVESTRLRLVSDVPVGVFLSGGIDSTAIVALLRMAGCPTIRTFTAGFSEKGFDESSAARRTAEAFGTEHTSRTFSADEVWDEIPRIVGAMDQPTIDGVNTYFISKVAREGGVKVALSGLGSDELFGGYPSFRMVPRLLKGSRFAHAFPGGERLGRFLLRLPIVPASYRKAEILLDGQPMVHRAYEAVRGLFPPEAVRNLFPSAPDTQDSIPTPAEIEGASLMDAISWLELRGYMLNQLLRDTDLMSMAHSLEVRCPFLDHLLVEWMLGLPEGWKSLAPPKKLLLDALEGKIPASITRRPKRGFFFPIAVWMKGPWQKRIEEILLSPHPGLTWLNQEALSGLWRRFLQDREPWARVWAMVILRLWVDRTAATL from the coding sequence ATGTGCGGTATTGCGGGACTCGTTTCGACGGCTCCGGTTGACCCGGAAGCCGTGAAGGCCATGCAAGGAACTCTGCGTCATCGCGGGCCCGACGACGAGGGATTCTACATTTCGGCGGACAAACGCGCGGCGCTGGCGCATCGGCGGCTTTCGATCATCGACCTCTCGGCCGCGGGCCGCCAACCCATGGAAGCTCCCGAAGGACGACAGCAGGGCACTTACAACGGCGAAGTCTACAACTTCCAAGCCTTGCGCCGGAACTTGGAAGCCTCCGGGGTGGAGTTCCGTTCCAAGACGGATACGGAGACCGTGCTTGCCGGTCTATCCCGAAGGGGGGTCCGCAGTTTGGACGAACTTCGGGGCATGTTCGCGCTGGGTGTGTGGAGTGAGAGAAATCACGAGCTATTTCTAGCGCGCGACCGTCTGGGAAAGAAACCGCTGTACACCGCCTCCAACGGAAAATCACTCGCCTTTGCATCCGAACTCAAGGCACTCGTCCGGGGGGGGGTGGTCGAGCGATGCCTCGATCCGGAGGCGCTCCTCAGTTTTCTCCGATTCGGCTCGGTTTACGAGGGGAGAACGATCTGGAAAGGAGCCCGACTTCTCCAGGCCTCTTCCTGGATGCGCTGGAGGGGCGGCAAGACGGAGTCCGGTTCCTATTGGCCTAACTCGCTCCGCGCCATTGATCCCATGTCCTACCGGGAAGCCCTGGATCGGCTGCGTTCGCTCCTCGTTGAGTCCACCCGGCTTCGATTGGTCAGCGATGTTCCCGTGGGAGTTTTCCTCAGCGGAGGAATCGATTCCACGGCGATTGTAGCTTTGCTCCGGATGGCCGGTTGCCCGACGATTCGCACCTTTACCGCGGGGTTCTCGGAAAAGGGATTTGACGAAAGCAGCGCGGCCCGGCGCACGGCGGAGGCGTTCGGCACGGAGCACACGTCGCGAACGTTCAGCGCCGACGAAGTGTGGGACGAAATCCCCCGGATCGTTGGCGCCATGGACCAGCCCACCATCGACGGCGTGAACACCTACTTTATCTCGAAGGTGGCGAGGGAGGGCGGAGTGAAGGTGGCGCTCTCCGGACTGGGATCGGACGAGCTATTCGGCGGCTATCCATCCTTCAGAATGGTGCCTCGATTGCTGAAGGGATCGAGATTCGCCCATGCCTTTCCTGGGGGAGAGCGTCTGGGAAGGTTTCTTCTGCGTCTTCCCATCGTGCCGGCCTCGTACCGCAAGGCGGAGATCCTTCTGGACGGACAGCCGATGGTTCATCGAGCCTACGAGGCCGTGCGCGGGCTCTTCCCTCCGGAGGCCGTAAGGAATCTTTTCCCATCCGCCCCGGATACGCAGGACTCGATCCCGACGCCGGCCGAAATCGAAGGGGCATCCCTCATGGACGCCATCTCGTGGCTGGAACTCCGAGGCTACATGCTGAACCAACTTCTGCGGGACACCGATCTGATGAGCATGGCGCATTCCCTCGAGGTCCGTTGCCCGTTTCTGGACCATCTCCTCGTGGAGTGGATGCTGGGTCTGCCCGAAGGATGGAAATCGCTCGCGCCTCCCAAGAAGCTTCTCCTGGATGCGCTGGAAGGGAAGATACCGGCGTCCATCACGCGTCGACCGAAGAGGGGATTCTTCTTTCCCATCGCCGTCTGGATGAAAGGCCCATGGCAGAAGCGAATTGAAGAAATCCTGCTTTCACCACATCCGGGCCTGACGTGGCTGAATCAGGAGGCCTTATCCGGCCTTTGGCGCCGATTTCTCCAAGACCGGGAACCGTGGGCGCGGGTATGGGCCATGGTGATCCTGCGGCTCTGGGTGGACCGGACTGCAGCCACCCTTTGA
- a CDS encoding glycosyltransferase family 4 protein, whose amino-acid sequence MRILFLFGEISEGSGGIQGYSRHLLKAVCASPVVLDAEVLLLRGSPGITALLTPPASQGRIRIRAGGPRPSGLSKVRWATLALGQAVFHRPDAVWCGHVNFLPVALTLHYGLRLPFILETHAWELALAPRGILSRGIRRARMIHAASRFTKDLILSIQPVDASKIRVLPRPADFNTFTPGPAPPELLERLHLSGKRVLLTVGRLASTERYKGHAEVIHAVKILAPKFTDLRYVIVGEGDDRARLERAAQEDGVRDRVVFAGPAGPDECVGYYRACDVFVMPSRFEGFGIVYLEALACGKPVIAGNGDGSRDALLDGRLGLLVNPLSPPEIAAAIESILDKRVGSSLTDPAVLRETARENFSFEVFGERVKENLAYLWPN is encoded by the coding sequence GTGAGAATTCTTTTTCTTTTTGGGGAAATCTCGGAAGGTTCCGGCGGGATCCAGGGCTACTCGCGCCATCTTCTGAAAGCCGTCTGCGCATCGCCGGTCGTTCTCGATGCGGAGGTTCTGTTGCTCCGGGGTTCACCCGGAATCACGGCTCTCCTGACACCCCCCGCCTCGCAGGGTCGAATCCGGATCAGGGCGGGCGGCCCTCGCCCCTCCGGACTGTCCAAAGTCCGATGGGCGACGCTGGCGCTGGGGCAGGCGGTGTTCCACCGACCGGATGCGGTGTGGTGCGGCCATGTCAACTTCCTGCCGGTCGCCCTCACTCTGCATTACGGGTTGCGGCTTCCGTTTATCCTTGAGACGCACGCCTGGGAGCTGGCCCTTGCCCCGCGCGGGATCTTGTCCCGCGGGATCCGACGGGCGCGCATGATCCATGCGGCCAGCCGGTTTACGAAGGATTTGATCCTATCCATCCAGCCGGTTGACGCCTCGAAGATCCGCGTCCTGCCTCGTCCTGCGGATTTCAACACTTTCACGCCGGGGCCGGCGCCTCCCGAACTTCTTGAGCGCCTCCATCTCAGCGGAAAGAGAGTCCTGTTGACGGTTGGGCGATTGGCGTCCACCGAACGATACAAAGGACATGCCGAGGTCATACATGCCGTGAAGATCCTCGCGCCGAAATTCACCGACCTGCGCTACGTCATCGTCGGCGAGGGCGATGATCGCGCGAGACTCGAGCGAGCGGCGCAGGAGGACGGCGTTCGGGACCGGGTCGTGTTTGCGGGTCCGGCCGGGCCCGATGAGTGCGTCGGGTACTACCGGGCCTGCGACGTCTTCGTGATGCCGAGCCGGTTCGAAGGGTTCGGCATCGTCTACCTCGAAGCCCTCGCCTGCGGGAAACCGGTCATTGCCGGGAATGGGGATGGATCTCGTGATGCCCTGCTGGATGGGAGATTGGGGCTTCTCGTCAACCCCCTGTCACCGCCCGAAATTGCGGCAGCGATTGAATCGATCCTGGACAAGCGAGTGGGGTCTTCGCTCACCGATCCGGCCGTCCTGCGTGAAACCGCCCGGGAGAATTTCTCTTTCGAAGTGTTCGGTGAGAGGGTCAAGGAAAATCTCGCGTATCTATGGCCCAATTGA
- a CDS encoding glycosyltransferase family 4 protein — MAQLRVAYIVQHPVQYHAPFFRRLAARREIRLTVLYCENFGPSSGFDADFRSKFKWDVPLLGGYDHEFLRNVSPLPFVPSRAFFWRLINPGVIPPIVRGSFDVVAIHGYAISTYWLAFLAARLRGVPVVLAGESVWLPANERPKGGIRERLLRALCSRAGACAAIGTSSRRFYEAHGVPRDRIFLAPYAVDNDFFIREAARRRRERAAALSRWNLPPDRPMVMFSGKLIERKRPGDVLEALDRCGLDVSLLVVGDGPLREDLRRRVANLNRVHAVFTGFQNQSAMPGLYALADVFVMPSGPGETFGLAVNEAMCAGLPVIASDRVPCAEDLVEAGANGFVYPAGHVELLGGYLKRLLRDSKLRRSMGKASLGKIRSWNHRRSADGFVQAVLHAFHS; from the coding sequence ATGGCCCAATTGAGAGTCGCCTACATCGTCCAGCATCCGGTCCAATACCATGCTCCTTTCTTCCGTCGACTGGCCGCGCGCAGGGAGATCCGGCTCACGGTTCTCTACTGCGAGAACTTCGGGCCGTCTTCCGGCTTCGACGCCGACTTCCGGTCGAAGTTCAAGTGGGATGTTCCTCTCCTGGGAGGTTACGACCACGAATTCCTACGGAACGTGTCCCCCCTTCCGTTTGTTCCCTCGCGGGCGTTTTTCTGGCGGCTGATCAATCCCGGCGTCATCCCTCCGATTGTCCGCGGATCGTTCGACGTGGTGGCCATCCACGGCTATGCGATTTCAACCTATTGGCTGGCCTTTCTCGCCGCCCGCCTGCGCGGAGTTCCCGTCGTGTTGGCGGGCGAGAGTGTGTGGTTGCCCGCGAATGAAAGGCCCAAGGGGGGCATTCGTGAACGTCTCCTGCGCGCGCTCTGCTCCCGGGCCGGCGCATGCGCCGCCATCGGCACGTCGAGCCGGCGGTTTTACGAGGCTCATGGCGTCCCGCGCGATCGAATTTTTCTTGCGCCCTATGCCGTGGACAACGACTTCTTCATCCGCGAAGCCGCGAGGCGGCGCCGGGAGCGGGCGGCGGCGTTGAGCCGTTGGAATCTTCCCCCGGATCGGCCGATGGTGATGTTTTCGGGAAAACTCATCGAACGAAAACGTCCGGGCGACGTCTTGGAGGCGTTGGACCGGTGCGGTCTGGATGTGAGTCTGCTTGTTGTAGGTGACGGGCCCTTGCGCGAAGACCTCCGGCGACGAGTGGCGAACCTCAATCGTGTCCATGCTGTCTTCACCGGATTCCAGAATCAATCGGCCATGCCGGGCCTCTATGCGTTGGCGGACGTCTTCGTCATGCCTTCGGGGCCCGGGGAGACCTTCGGCCTGGCCGTGAATGAAGCGATGTGCGCCGGGCTGCCGGTGATTGCCAGCGATCGGGTTCCGTGCGCCGAGGATCTGGTCGAAGCCGGCGCGAACGGTTTCGTTTACCCTGCGGGTCATGTCGAATTGCTGGGGGGCTATCTGAAACGTCTCCTCAGGGACTCAAAGCTCCGGCGGTCGATGGGGAAGGCTTCGCTGGGGAAGATTCGGTCTTGGAACCATCGTCGAAGCGCGGACGGTTTCGTTCAGGCCGTGCTTCACGCCTTCCATTCATGA